A genomic region of Mycobacterium senriense contains the following coding sequences:
- a CDS encoding ferritin-like domain-containing protein — protein MTAPDTTRLLAQLRTLLDLTNTEIQIAETRVAQARTDAVRRELSQNAGNGRERAEAIQSAIRDLGGYPDVIGPFLGRAAAAVKALTEQAEPFDEALLGDLALEDQLLDRARYTKALAVAAKRQDVVDLADRLITAHAATVDWLTTVLAEDALGGPAALRRTPIQMAAGTAVKLVNLPVAWSARGVDRAVDALRSTGPAINDLVKRGGNASEIAAKALSASQSAALRAAERVTRSEGANRTADALHSSRATVGVLEASELPIANYDDLNVNDAVAAIKELTAPDDVRVVIAYEEAHKNRQGVVAAAQTRVAAIAQEVVGIN, from the coding sequence ATGACCGCACCCGACACCACGAGACTGCTCGCGCAACTGCGCACGCTGCTCGATCTGACCAACACCGAGATTCAAATCGCGGAGACCCGCGTCGCCCAGGCACGCACCGACGCGGTGCGCCGCGAGCTGTCCCAGAACGCAGGCAACGGCCGCGAGAGGGCCGAAGCCATCCAGTCGGCGATCCGGGATCTCGGTGGGTACCCCGACGTGATCGGTCCCTTCCTGGGTCGCGCCGCCGCGGCCGTCAAGGCCCTGACCGAGCAGGCCGAACCGTTCGATGAGGCGCTGCTGGGTGACCTGGCGCTGGAGGACCAGCTGCTGGACCGGGCCCGCTACACCAAAGCGCTGGCGGTCGCCGCGAAGCGGCAGGACGTTGTCGACCTCGCCGACCGTTTGATCACCGCGCACGCCGCAACCGTGGACTGGCTGACCACCGTGCTCGCCGAAGACGCGCTCGGCGGACCGGCCGCGCTTCGCCGAACCCCGATCCAGATGGCCGCCGGCACCGCGGTGAAGCTGGTCAACCTGCCGGTCGCCTGGTCGGCCCGCGGGGTCGACCGCGCGGTCGACGCGCTGCGTTCCACCGGCCCGGCGATCAACGACCTGGTCAAGCGCGGTGGCAACGCCAGTGAGATCGCGGCGAAGGCACTGTCCGCGTCACAAAGCGCCGCCCTGCGGGCCGCCGAAAGGGTCACCCGCTCCGAAGGCGCGAACCGGACCGCCGACGCGCTGCACTCGAGCCGGGCCACCGTTGGCGTTCTGGAGGCGTCCGAGTTGCCCATCGCCAATTACGACGACCTCAACGTGAACGACGCGGTGGCCGCGATCAAGGAGCTCACCGCTCCTGACGACGTGCGCGTCGTGATCGCTTATGAAGAGGCGCACAAGAACCGGCAGGGCGTCGTTGCGGCGGCGCAAACCCGAGTCGCTGCCATCGCCCAAGAGGTTGTGGGCATCAACTAG
- a CDS encoding maleylpyruvate isomerase family mycothiol-dependent enzyme, which translates to MADRPVTKLDKSAVLSGLFAAWDDIDALLAGLSEAQWLAASPLPGWDVKALVAHMIGTESFLAGIAAPQPDIDVSTLEHVRNDVGVMNECWVRHLSAQADADVLESFRAITTDRREALTSLSGEEWDAVTMTPTGPDSYGRFMRIRVFDCWMHEQDMRVALERPPSDDDLAGPAASLAVDEIAATMGYVVGKLAKAPDGSRVLFDLTGPLARTIRVSVDGRAVVVDDFAGQDPTATIRLDGLQFTRLAGGRPMCPARAQDIELDGDRDVAAHIVERLNFVI; encoded by the coding sequence ATGGCCGATCGTCCCGTCACCAAACTCGACAAGTCCGCCGTGCTCTCCGGTCTCTTCGCGGCGTGGGACGACATCGACGCGCTTTTGGCCGGGTTGTCCGAAGCGCAATGGCTCGCGGCGAGCCCGTTGCCGGGCTGGGACGTCAAAGCCTTGGTGGCGCACATGATCGGCACCGAGTCGTTCCTCGCCGGCATCGCCGCACCCCAGCCCGATATCGACGTCTCGACGCTGGAGCATGTGCGCAACGACGTCGGCGTGATGAACGAGTGCTGGGTTCGTCATCTGAGCGCGCAGGCCGACGCCGACGTGCTGGAAAGCTTCAGGGCGATCACCACCGATCGGCGCGAGGCGCTGACGAGCCTGTCCGGCGAGGAGTGGGACGCGGTGACGATGACCCCGACGGGCCCGGATTCCTATGGCCGGTTCATGCGGATTCGCGTGTTCGACTGCTGGATGCACGAACAAGACATGCGCGTGGCGCTGGAACGGCCGCCGTCCGACGACGATCTGGCCGGCCCCGCGGCGTCGCTGGCCGTCGACGAGATCGCCGCGACGATGGGCTACGTCGTGGGCAAGCTGGCCAAGGCGCCCGACGGTTCCCGCGTCCTGTTCGACCTCACCGGACCGCTGGCTCGCACGATCCGGGTCAGCGTCGACGGGCGGGCTGTGGTCGTCGACGACTTCGCCGGGCAGGACCCGACCGCGACCATCCGGCTGGACGGGCTGCAGTTCACCAGGCTCGCCGGTGGCCGCCCGATGTGTCCCGCCCGGGCCCAGGACATCGAGCTCGACGGCGATCGGGACGTCGCGGCGCACATTGTCGAACGGCTCAATTTCGTTATCTGA
- a CDS encoding EamA family transporter, translated as MIGAAYAQLSAVTYGVSDFVGGVAARRVAALRVMLVAYPIETLLLGVMAVFVGGPIHTGAVLWGCLYGIGMAFGMWAFFAALGSGPISVVSPLAAVLNAAVPVAVGVALGERPGQAALVGVVLALGAVMLVSREAPVEGTPYRFTPKVAWLTVVAGSAMGLNLVFLHQAPHVCKLWPLVFARVAASLVVFAMAKTSQNLVMPRGRPLKLAVAVAVLDIFANITMLAALHTWLLSLASILISLYPAATVVLAMVVLRERVTRLQGIGMVLAMGSVAMIASA; from the coding sequence CTGATCGGGGCGGCGTACGCCCAGCTGTCCGCCGTTACGTACGGAGTCAGCGATTTCGTGGGCGGTGTAGCAGCTCGGCGAGTGGCCGCGCTGCGCGTAATGCTCGTCGCCTACCCGATCGAGACGCTGTTACTGGGCGTGATGGCCGTTTTCGTCGGCGGCCCGATCCACACCGGCGCCGTTCTGTGGGGATGTCTATACGGCATCGGGATGGCGTTCGGTATGTGGGCGTTCTTCGCTGCCCTTGGCTCCGGGCCGATTTCGGTTGTCTCACCGTTGGCGGCCGTGCTCAACGCCGCGGTGCCCGTCGCCGTGGGCGTGGCGCTGGGGGAGCGGCCGGGGCAGGCGGCCCTGGTGGGCGTCGTCCTGGCGCTGGGCGCGGTGATGCTCGTCAGCCGCGAGGCCCCCGTCGAGGGCACGCCCTATCGTTTCACGCCAAAAGTGGCCTGGCTCACAGTGGTTGCGGGCTCGGCGATGGGGTTGAACCTGGTGTTCCTGCACCAGGCGCCGCACGTGTGCAAGCTCTGGCCCCTGGTCTTCGCCCGGGTGGCGGCCAGCCTGGTGGTGTTCGCAATGGCCAAAACCAGCCAGAACCTGGTGATGCCGCGCGGACGGCCACTCAAACTCGCCGTGGCCGTCGCGGTGCTCGATATCTTCGCCAACATCACCATGCTGGCGGCGCTGCACACCTGGTTGCTGTCGCTGGCCAGCATCCTGATCTCGCTGTATCCGGCCGCGACGGTCGTGCTGGCGATGGTGGTGCTGCGTGAGCGGGTGACCCGCTTGCAGGGGATCGGCATGGTGCTCGCCATGGGCTCCGTGGCGATGATCGCGTCCGCCTGA
- the smpB gene encoding SsrA-binding protein SmpB, with protein MAKGSGRAKAAGGKGGSKQVIATNRKARHNYSIIELFEAGVSLQGTEVKSLRQGQASLADAFATIDDGEVWLRNLYIPEYQHGSWTNHEPRRNRKLLLHRQQIDRLVGKIRDGNLALMPLSLYFSEGKVKVELALARGKRAYDKRQDMAQRDAQREVVREIGRRAKGMT; from the coding sequence GTGGCCAAGGGTTCCGGCCGAGCCAAGGCGGCGGGCGGCAAAGGTGGCAGCAAACAAGTCATCGCCACCAATCGCAAAGCGCGGCACAACTATTCGATCATCGAGTTGTTCGAGGCTGGAGTGTCCTTGCAGGGCACCGAGGTCAAAAGCCTTCGCCAGGGCCAAGCATCATTAGCTGACGCGTTCGCAACGATCGACGACGGCGAAGTCTGGTTGCGTAACTTGTACATCCCGGAGTATCAGCACGGTAGCTGGACCAATCATGAGCCGCGACGCAACCGAAAGTTGTTGTTACATAGGCAACAAATTGACAGGCTGGTCGGCAAGATACGAGATGGTAACCTCGCCTTGATGCCGTTGTCTCTGTATTTCTCCGAGGGCAAGGTCAAGGTTGAACTTGCCCTTGCGCGCGGTAAAAGGGCTTACGACAAGCGCCAGGACATGGCGCAGCGCGATGCACAGCGCGAAGTGGTTCGTGAGATCGGACGTCGAGCAAAGGGCATGACCTGA
- the ftsX gene encoding permease-like cell division protein FtsX → MRFGFLLNEVLTGFRRNVTMTAAMILTTAISIGLFGGGLLVVRLADNSREIYLDRVETQVFLTDDISANDTTCASAPCKGLRDKIDARQDVKSVRFVNRQDAYNDAIKKFPEFKDVAGKDSFPASFIVKLNNPEQHAEFDAAMQGQPGVRSILNEKDLIDRLFAVLDGLRDAAFAVALVQAVGAILLIANMVQVAAYTRRTEIGIMRLVGASRWYTQLPFLVEAMLAASIGVAIAVVGLMLVRALFLDNALSQFYQAHLIAKVDYADILYIAPWLFLLGVSMAAVTGYATLRLYIRR, encoded by the coding sequence GTGCGCTTCGGTTTCCTACTCAACGAGGTCCTGACCGGGTTTCGTCGCAACGTCACGATGACGGCCGCGATGATCCTGACGACCGCGATCTCCATCGGCCTGTTCGGCGGCGGTCTGCTGGTCGTCCGGTTGGCCGACAACTCGCGCGAGATCTACCTCGACCGCGTCGAGACGCAGGTGTTTTTGACCGACGACATATCGGCCAACGACACGACGTGTGCGTCCGCGCCCTGTAAGGGGCTGCGCGACAAGATCGATGCGCGGCAGGACGTGAAATCGGTGCGCTTCGTGAACCGGCAGGACGCCTACAACGACGCCATCAAGAAGTTCCCGGAGTTCAAGGACGTGGCGGGTAAGGACTCGTTTCCGGCGTCGTTCATCGTCAAACTGAACAATCCCGAACAGCATGCGGAGTTCGATGCCGCGATGCAGGGCCAGCCCGGGGTGCGCAGCATCCTCAACGAGAAGGACCTCATCGACCGGCTGTTCGCCGTCCTGGACGGCCTGCGCGACGCCGCGTTCGCCGTCGCCCTGGTGCAGGCCGTCGGGGCAATCCTGTTGATTGCCAACATGGTGCAGGTCGCCGCGTACACCCGGCGCACCGAGATCGGGATCATGCGGCTGGTCGGTGCCAGCCGGTGGTACACCCAGCTGCCCTTCCTGGTGGAGGCGATGCTGGCCGCGTCCATCGGTGTGGCGATCGCGGTCGTCGGACTCATGCTGGTTCGGGCATTGTTCCTGGACAACGCGCTGAGCCAGTTCTATCAAGCACACCTGATCGCCAAGGTCGACTACGCCGACATCCTCTACATCGCGCCGTGGCTGTTCCTGCTCGGCGTGTCGATGGCGGCGGTGACGGGGTATGCGACCTTACGCCTCTATATACGGCGGTAG
- the ftsE gene encoding cell division ATP-binding protein FtsE has protein sequence MITLDHVSKKYKASARPALEDVNVKIDKGEFVFLIGPSGSGKSTFMRLLLGAENPTSGDVRVSKFHVNKLRGRHVPKLRQVIGCVFQDFRLLQQKTVYENVAFALEVIGKRTDAINRVVPEVLETVGLSGKANRLPHELSGGEQQRVAIARAFVNRPLVLLADEPTGNLDPDTSKDIMDLLERINRTGTTVLMATHDHHIVDSMRQRVVELSLGRLVRDEQRGIYGMDR, from the coding sequence ATGATCACCCTGGACCATGTCAGTAAGAAGTACAAAGCGTCGGCCCGCCCGGCGTTGGAAGACGTCAACGTCAAGATCGACAAGGGTGAATTCGTCTTCCTGATCGGCCCGTCGGGGTCGGGCAAGTCCACCTTCATGCGGCTGCTGCTCGGCGCGGAGAACCCGACCAGCGGCGACGTCCGGGTGTCAAAGTTCCACGTCAACAAGCTGCGCGGGCGGCACGTCCCGAAGCTGCGCCAGGTCATCGGCTGCGTTTTCCAGGACTTCCGCCTGCTGCAGCAAAAGACGGTCTACGAGAACGTCGCGTTCGCGCTGGAAGTGATCGGCAAACGAACCGACGCGATCAACCGGGTGGTGCCGGAGGTGCTGGAAACCGTCGGCCTGTCCGGCAAAGCCAATCGGTTGCCCCACGAGTTGTCCGGTGGTGAGCAGCAGCGGGTGGCGATCGCCCGCGCGTTCGTCAACCGGCCGCTGGTCCTGCTGGCGGACGAGCCGACGGGCAACCTCGACCCAGATACCAGTAAGGACATCATGGATTTGTTGGAGCGGATCAACCGCACGGGGACGACGGTGCTGATGGCAACGCACGATCACCACATCGTCGACTCGATGCGACAGCGCGTCGTCGAGTTGTCGCTGGGCAGGCTGGTTCGCGACGAGCAGCGCGGCATCTACGGGATGGACCGCTAA
- a CDS encoding mechanosensitive ion channel family protein: MTNNTSFLAASMTHRWHDFWRGELGEWIIARGLRIVMILIAAVLAARFVNWVAQQVTHQLNLGFAESDALVRSEASKHRQALASVISWVSVVIIGIWVIMQISSVLQFSVGGLVAPATVVGAALGFGAQQLVRDLLAGFFILVERQYGFGDLVTITVVSATDASGTVENVTLRVTRLRSADGEVLTIPNGQIVKVVNLSKDWARAVVDIPVSTSADLNRVNEVLHQECDRAMDNPVLGELLLDAPTVMGVESIAVDTVTLRLVARTLPGKQFEVGRQLRVLVIRALARVGIVTAADARIGLVEDPSVPAAQAAEQQIDDDVQGAVQKR, encoded by the coding sequence ATGACGAATAACACAAGTTTTCTCGCCGCATCGATGACGCACCGCTGGCACGACTTCTGGCGGGGCGAGCTCGGTGAGTGGATCATCGCCCGGGGTCTGCGGATCGTCATGATCCTGATCGCCGCGGTGCTGGCGGCCCGGTTCGTCAACTGGGTGGCCCAGCAGGTGACGCATCAGCTCAACCTGGGATTCGCCGAAAGCGATGCGCTGGTGCGCTCGGAAGCGTCCAAGCACCGGCAGGCCCTCGCGTCGGTGATCTCCTGGGTGTCGGTCGTCATCATCGGCATCTGGGTCATCATGCAGATCTCGTCCGTACTGCAGTTCTCGGTGGGCGGATTGGTCGCGCCGGCCACCGTGGTCGGCGCCGCGCTCGGTTTCGGCGCACAACAGTTGGTACGAGACCTTCTAGCCGGCTTCTTCATTCTGGTGGAGCGCCAGTACGGCTTCGGAGACCTGGTCACCATCACCGTGGTGTCCGCGACGGACGCCAGCGGCACGGTCGAGAACGTGACCTTGCGGGTGACCCGGCTCCGGTCAGCGGATGGCGAGGTGTTGACCATTCCGAACGGGCAGATCGTCAAGGTGGTCAACCTGTCGAAGGATTGGGCCCGCGCGGTGGTGGACATCCCGGTGTCGACCAGCGCCGACCTCAACCGGGTCAACGAGGTCTTGCACCAGGAATGCGACCGCGCAATGGACAACCCCGTGCTCGGGGAGCTGCTGTTGGATGCACCCACCGTGATGGGGGTGGAGAGCATCGCGGTCGACACCGTGACCCTGCGTCTGGTGGCCCGGACGCTGCCCGGCAAGCAGTTCGAGGTCGGCCGGCAGCTGCGCGTGCTGGTCATCCGGGCGCTGGCCCGCGTCGGGATCGTCACCGCGGCGGACGCGCGGATAGGCCTGGTAGAAGACCCGTCCGTGCCGGCCGCGCAGGCCGCCGAACAGCAAATCGACGATGACGTCCAAGGTGCGGTGCAGAAGCGTTGA
- the prfB gene encoding peptide chain release factor 2, translated as MEPDRQADIAALDATLTTVERVLDVDGLRARIEKLEHEASDPQLWDDQARAQRVTSELSHAQGELRRVEELRGRLDDLPVLYELAAEEGGDAASKTEALAEADAELKALRADIEATEVRTLLSGDYDEREALVTIRSGAGGVDAADWAEMLMRMYIRWAEQHKYPVEVFDTSYAEEAGIKSATFAVHAPFAYGTLSVEQGTHRLVRISPFDNQSRRQTSFAEVEVLPVVETTDHIDIPEGDVRVDVYRSSGPGGQSVNTTDSAVRLTHIPTGIVVTCQNEKSQLQNKISAMRVLQAKLLERKRSEERAELDALKGEGGSSWGNQMRSYVLQPYQMVKDLRTEYEVGNPAAVLDGDIDGFLEAGIRWRNRKDDE; from the coding sequence GTGGAACCCGACCGGCAAGCCGATATCGCGGCCCTCGACGCCACCCTGACCACGGTGGAGCGAGTGCTCGATGTGGACGGTCTGCGCGCGCGCATCGAGAAGCTCGAACACGAGGCGTCCGATCCCCAACTGTGGGATGACCAAGCGCGCGCCCAGCGGGTGACCAGCGAGTTGTCGCACGCCCAGGGCGAGCTGCGCCGGGTCGAGGAGTTGCGGGGGCGCCTGGACGATCTGCCGGTGCTCTACGAGCTGGCGGCCGAGGAGGGCGGAGACGCCGCCAGTAAAACAGAAGCGCTGGCCGAGGCCGACGCCGAGCTGAAGGCGCTGCGCGCGGACATCGAAGCCACCGAGGTGCGCACCCTGCTGTCGGGCGACTACGACGAACGCGAGGCGCTGGTCACCATTCGTTCCGGCGCGGGTGGAGTGGACGCCGCCGACTGGGCCGAGATGCTGATGCGGATGTACATCCGGTGGGCAGAGCAACACAAATATCCCGTCGAGGTGTTCGACACCTCCTACGCCGAAGAGGCGGGCATCAAGAGCGCGACGTTCGCCGTGCACGCCCCGTTCGCGTACGGCACGCTGTCCGTCGAGCAGGGCACCCACCGGCTGGTGCGAATCAGCCCGTTTGACAACCAGAGCCGCCGTCAGACATCGTTCGCCGAAGTCGAGGTTCTTCCGGTGGTGGAGACCACCGATCACATCGACATTCCGGAAGGTGATGTGCGCGTTGATGTTTACCGCTCGAGTGGTCCGGGAGGCCAGTCGGTGAACACCACCGACTCTGCGGTACGTTTAACCCATATCCCAACGGGTATCGTCGTGACTTGTCAGAACGAAAAATCGCAGTTGCAGAACAAGATTTCGGCGATGCGAGTTCTTCAGGCAAAGTTGTTGGAGCGCAAGCGTTCCGAAGAACGCGCTGAACTAGACGCGTTAAAAGGCGAAGGTGGCAGTTCGTGGGGCAACCAGATGCGCTCCTACGTTCTGCAGCCGTATCAGATGGTCAAGGACCTGCGGACCGAGTACGAGGTCGGCAATCCTGCGGCCGTCCTGGATGGAGACATCGACGGGTTCCTGGAAGCGGGAATCCGTTGGCGCAACCGAAAAGATGACGAATAA
- a CDS encoding FAD-dependent oxidoreductase, which produces MRPYHVAIVGSGPSGFFAASSLLKAADGSEEIDIAVDMLEMLPTPWGLVRSGVAPDHPKIKSISKQFENTSQDPRFRFFGNISVGEHVQADELAERYDAVVYAVGAQSDRALNIPGENLPGSIAAVDFVGWYNAHPNFEESTPDLSGARAVVVGNGNVALDVARILVTDPDVLGQTDIADHALESLRPCGVDEVVVIGRRGPLQTAFTTLELRELKDLENVDVIVDPAQLEGVSDEEAAAAGKTAKQNINVLRDYAKRDPRPGHRRIVLRFMTSPIEIKGKDRVEAIVLGRNELVTDDNGWVSAKDTGEREELPVQLVVRSVGYRGVPTPGLPFDEKTATIPNSGGRVEGSRNEYVVGWIKRGPTGVIGTNKKDSQDTVDTLLADLSGADGLADFPEDHAEKLADWLASRQPKLVTSAHWDLIDAHERAAGEPHGRPRVKLPSLAKLLRVSHG; this is translated from the coding sequence ATGCGCCCTTACCACGTTGCAATCGTTGGCTCCGGACCGTCGGGCTTCTTCGCCGCGTCCTCCTTGCTAAAGGCGGCCGACGGGTCCGAAGAGATCGACATTGCCGTCGACATGCTGGAGATGCTGCCCACCCCGTGGGGTCTGGTGCGCTCCGGCGTCGCGCCCGATCACCCGAAGATCAAGTCGATCAGCAAGCAGTTCGAGAACACGTCCCAGGATCCGCGCTTCCGCTTCTTCGGCAACATCTCGGTCGGCGAACATGTGCAGGCCGACGAGCTCGCGGAGCGCTACGACGCCGTCGTCTACGCGGTCGGGGCGCAATCGGACCGCGCGCTGAACATTCCCGGCGAGAACCTGCCCGGCAGCATCGCCGCCGTGGACTTCGTGGGCTGGTACAACGCGCACCCGAACTTCGAGGAGTCCACGCCCGATCTCTCCGGCGCCCGGGCCGTCGTCGTCGGCAACGGCAACGTCGCGCTCGACGTCGCGCGCATTCTGGTCACCGACCCCGACGTGCTGGGACAAACCGACATCGCCGACCACGCGCTGGAGTCGCTGCGCCCCTGCGGCGTCGACGAGGTGGTGGTTATCGGGCGGCGCGGGCCGTTGCAGACCGCGTTCACCACCCTCGAGCTGCGTGAGCTGAAGGACCTGGAAAACGTCGACGTGATCGTCGACCCCGCCCAGCTGGAGGGCGTGAGCGACGAGGAAGCGGCCGCGGCCGGCAAGACGGCGAAACAGAACATCAACGTGCTGCGCGACTACGCCAAACGAGACCCGCGACCCGGACACCGCCGCATCGTGCTGCGCTTCATGACCTCGCCGATCGAGATCAAGGGCAAAGACCGGGTCGAAGCGATCGTGCTGGGCCGCAACGAGCTGGTCACCGACGACAACGGCTGGGTTTCCGCCAAAGACACCGGCGAGCGCGAGGAGCTGCCGGTTCAGCTGGTGGTGCGCTCGGTCGGTTATCGCGGTGTGCCCACCCCGGGGCTGCCGTTCGACGAGAAGACCGCGACGATCCCCAACAGCGGCGGCCGGGTCGAGGGAAGCCGCAATGAATACGTGGTCGGGTGGATCAAGCGCGGGCCGACCGGTGTCATCGGCACCAATAAGAAGGACTCCCAGGACACCGTCGACACGCTGCTCGCCGATTTGTCCGGCGCCGACGGCCTGGCGGATTTCCCCGAAGACCACGCCGAAAAGCTGGCCGACTGGCTGGCGTCGCGCCAGCCCAAGCTGGTCACCTCGGCGCACTGGGACCTCATCGACGCCCATGAGCGCGCGGCCGGTGAACCGCACGGACGGCCCCGCGTCAAGCTGCCGAGTTTGGCGAAGTTGCTCCGGGTCAGCCACGGCTGA
- a CDS encoding pyridoxamine 5'-phosphate oxidase family protein, with amino-acid sequence MGSDQPVTVLSEDENWNLLGSVALGRLVTNFAGEAEIFPVNFVLQDRTVLFRTAEGTKLFSAVADHAVVFEVDDHNLIEGWSVIVRGRARLLKADADIQRAERAQLLPWTATLKPHYVRITPTEITGRHFRFGPEPDRHEPVA; translated from the coding sequence GTGGGTAGCGACCAACCGGTAACCGTGCTTTCCGAGGACGAGAACTGGAATCTGTTGGGCAGTGTCGCGCTGGGCCGCCTGGTCACCAACTTCGCCGGTGAGGCCGAGATCTTTCCGGTCAACTTCGTCCTGCAGGACCGCACCGTGCTGTTCCGCACCGCCGAGGGCACCAAACTGTTCTCTGCCGTGGCCGATCACGCGGTGGTCTTCGAGGTCGACGACCACAACCTCATCGAAGGGTGGAGCGTGATCGTGCGCGGTCGCGCGCGACTGCTGAAGGCAGACGCGGACATTCAGCGGGCCGAACGCGCGCAGTTGTTGCCGTGGACGGCAACGCTCAAACCGCACTACGTGCGTATAACGCCGACCGAGATCACCGGCCGTCATTTCCGGTTCGGTCCGGAGCCTGACCGTCACGAGCCGGTTGCGTGA
- a CDS encoding group III truncated hemoglobin: MSQLTTAEAAADLIDRADVEALLRRFYGRALDDEVLAEPFAELRATGLETHVPTMCDFWETVLFRAGLYRGSALQAHREIHRRAPLSDHHFRRWLTLWHNTVDEMYRGPAADRAKVQAGRIAWAMHRRLTGADAPELLVTQPARDGQAPDRTGNDGR, translated from the coding sequence ATGAGCCAGCTGACGACGGCCGAGGCGGCTGCCGACCTGATCGACCGCGCCGACGTGGAGGCGTTGCTGCGCCGTTTCTACGGGCGGGCGTTGGACGACGAGGTCCTGGCCGAACCGTTCGCCGAGTTGCGGGCCACGGGCTTGGAGACCCACGTTCCGACGATGTGCGACTTCTGGGAGACGGTACTGTTCCGCGCGGGTCTTTATCGCGGCAGTGCGTTGCAGGCGCACCGCGAAATCCACCGGCGTGCCCCGCTGTCGGATCATCACTTCCGCCGCTGGCTCACCTTGTGGCACAACACCGTTGACGAGATGTATCGCGGACCGGCGGCCGACCGGGCGAAAGTTCAGGCCGGCCGGATCGCGTGGGCCATGCACCGGCGACTGACCGGCGCCGACGCACCCGAGTTGCTCGTCACGCAACCGGCTCGTGACGGTCAGGCTCCGGACCGAACCGGAAATGACGGCCGGTGA